The following proteins come from a genomic window of Sardina pilchardus chromosome 1, fSarPil1.1, whole genome shotgun sequence:
- the LOC134083543 gene encoding CMRF35-like molecule 5 has translation MEMSLIFFFSLLACAHSVESVIEVTEYEGRSAVIRCPYEKRYEGNSKYLCKWLCPRIVGKDIPIRTEAGQTKAINGRFSLHDDTTAGAFTVTITGLTEGDSGKYWCGVSTGFGYTDVFTEVELNVIKARPPTPISTLVPSSSSSSSFSTPTFNTSQSGIIKKTPISADQSTAAEPQEEPEDSAVMVILCVLVLLVMVCGLVSALYYRQRRRKQTAVSSLHNSNHAEEPNDYEMSDELGSIPVARGSVSSVYCLAGAPQRPSVISLYSTVKPVTQGSDQPIYCNSH, from the exons ATGGAGATGTCTTtgatcttcttcttctctctgcttgCAT gtgctcaTTCTGTGGAGTCTGTGATCGAGGTGACTGAATATGAAGGTAGATCAGCAGTGATCAGATGCCCCTATGAAAAAAGATATGAAGGAAACTCCAAGTACCTCTGCAAATGGTTGTGTCCTCGCATTGTAGGTAAAGACATTCCAATCAGGACTGAAGCAGGTCAGACCAAAGCAATCAATGGAAGGTTCTCTCTGCATGATGACACCACTGCTGGAGCCTTCACTGTGACCATCACTGGGCTGACTGAAGGGGATTCCGGGAAATACTGGTGTGGAGTTAGCACAGGATTTGGATACACTGATGTGTTTACTGAAGTGGAGTTAAATGTTATAAAAG CTCGCCCTCCCACCCCAATCTCAACACTTGTGccctcatcgtcatcatcatcttcattttCAACTCCAACTTTCAACACCTCCCAGTCTGGAATCATCAAGAAGACACCCATCAGCG CAGACCAATCAACTGCTGCTGAGCCTCAGGAGGAGCCAGAGGACTCTGCCGTCATGgtgattctgtgtgtgctggtgctgctggtaaTGGTGTGTGGGTTAGTTTCAGCCCTCTActacagacagaggaggaggaagcagacagcag TATCCAGCCTTCACAACAGCAATCATGCAGAGGAG CCTAATGATTACGAAATGTCTGATGAGCTGGGCAGCATTCCGGTGGCCAGGGGGTCGGTCAGCAGCGTCTACTGCCTTGCAGGTGCACCTCAACGACCCTCAGTGATCTCACTGTACTCCACTGTTAAGCCAGTCACACAAGGCTCAGACCAGCCCATCTACTGCAACTCCCATTAA